The region TATTTGACTTTAGTAAATTAGCTATAGTTATAAGTACTTTATCCCCAATTATATGTCCATAGGTGTCATTTATACTTTTAAAATTATCTATATCTAAAAATATTATTGATAAATGTTGTAAACTGTAACTATCTATATTTTGAAAGCATTCAAATAGTTTATTATCTATATATCTTCTATTGTAGATTGATGTTAGGTTATCAGTTATTGCTAATTTATTCAAAATTATATTGTCATTTTTTATCTCTTTATATTTATTTTCTAATTCTAAATATGTTTTTTCCCTTTTTATTTTACTTATAACTGAAGATAGAGTATTTACTAGTATTTCGTATTCTATTGGTTTTTGTATAAATTTATAAATACCAATATTTAATAGTTCTAATAGTTTATCTGATTCTGTATGTGCTGAAATAACTAATATAAGTTGATTTGGATTTTTTTCTATTAAACGCTTTGATAGTTCGATTCCATTGAGTTTTGGCATACTTATATCTGTGATAACTAAATCATAAAATTTATCATTTTCTTCATTAAATTTATTATACTTTTCTAAAGCAATTTGCCCATCAGTTGCATCATCTATATTGGGAAAAAAGTTGTTAAAGAGTTTAAATAGTTGAACTTTTACATCATAATTATCCTCAACAAATAATACATTAAGGTTTTGACTAAAAATCAGCAGGTCTTTTATATTATTCAGCATTATTTTTCTCTTTTCTATTTAATAATGGTAATTCGATTGAGAAAGCAGCACCTTTGTCTCTATTT is a window of Halarcobacter sp. DNA encoding:
- a CDS encoding diguanylate cyclase produces the protein MLNNIKDLLIFSQNLNVLFVEDNYDVKVQLFKLFNNFFPNIDDATDGQIALEKYNKFNEENDKFYDLVITDISMPKLNGIELSKRLIEKNPNQLILVISAHTESDKLLELLNIGIYKFIQKPIEYEILVNTLSSVISKIKREKTYLELENKYKEIKNDNIILNKLAITDNLTSIYNRRYIDNKLFECFQNIDSYSLQHLSIIFLDIDNFKSINDTYGHIIGDKVLITIANLLKSNIENKNIVGRWGGEEFIIICENQDIKTSCILANKIKDIIANHHFDKVETVTASFGVASYKKGENITSLIQKADYNLYQAKEEGKNRVYY